Proteins encoded together in one Thermococcus gammatolerans EJ3 window:
- a CDS encoding DUF2341 domain-containing protein, whose protein sequence is MNMRKYLVVIWVVLLISSLIPPTQNQSGLVSAGTVDYKYKYVFPLVHLKSLWGPSWYGSGIVVYATDPDTVIIIDGNFNGLDDSDTEVQLTAGERVYIGDFPDVSSDFKKIYWDRDPIALYSNKPIQVEFYYLSADFGDYEDGGLEYSVPMPGTRLLGANVRWLYITPFSQDATVYINGEYAGNVKFGDVMIRNFTTPQTVVITSDEPVVAVAAYGDADDRSRTYAFPLMPPMTGKFLIPCSEKEYATDANAVEVNEYYVVVNSNGQIVKNESLPTDPEVLSLSDSAVFVFRTYYYKDPWGNDAPRYAMSATAVKPAENSTLFGFIYPVGTHTVNHELVFYAESDVKIYKDYGINGTIDYVGTLPGGHIYRFSDRADNPSEATAIYIVGNISGDYIRIGGWAGQIEGASEIGSSPLLTPSSFQQDQIDLNRGLVAYYSFDHCDARDDSGNGHDGTIYGNPECIDGVIGKAFEFQEYGDRIKLPHADLDGLKYVTVNFWIKTTNGVQGILTGANYDWDNEFLIFMGTVPSDPMYEEYMGRIKFHIHGKSIMYSPPINDDNWKMVTVVVTPTSSKIYINGNLVNQSDEGSGDGIKIAEDGLWIGNDQDCVGGCWDSSQQLKGLLDEVRIYNRALSEGEVKALYEQGVGKVVEYLTPEDLSLWKYYREVTIKEQSGETLENFQVLIELDSTNFDFSKAKPDGSDIRIVDENGNFLPYWIEEWNLTAKRAKIWTIIPRIPANGEVKLRLYYGNPNAQSRSDGDKVFEFFDDFITLTKNKWKTSYAKATVTTYDGDSVVKISETDNTKNNILYAPVDLTVPFIIEMRGIQPLQYYRNDQEGLGVFSDGFDDGGHPFNGYLGESSPYPDGTWTITKFKGDGSYVNLKEGEGSPNLENWRILKLAINKEGIIKYCVDNWCQSAQDGEFTTFKYIMIWTDNEDPNKPFYADWIFVRKYAPKDPIATVGEELKVKKPPYWVRSYGGSNEDVINDVKTLPDGSIIAVGYTKSSGAGGNDVLVMRLSSDGKIIWAKTYGSSGSEEAYAVAVAPNGDIIVAGYTNSSGAGGKDIWLLRLDENGGIRWQKTYGGSNDEVAKDVYVLSSGDILVAGVTNSYGAGDNDLWMLKLNSDGDILWQKSYGGSSSDSSTNGLDYGRVIVAGSPDGYTYLIGDTTSFGAGGGDVWVLKLDSSGNVLWQKTYGGSQWERPQDVAVTDTGDLIIAAWSYSFGVGKDDLWVLYLDENGSIKWQKTYGGSNYDYANGIHLTSTGDIIVTGGTTSFGNGYTDFWALNIDKNGNVKWQKTYGGSDWDEATAVAIADNGDVIVAGRTDSFGAGSYDVWVLRLPPDGNLLYCDLCSNSNASISTPNVQVSDSSATVQDTNANVQTTYASPGSVDLTVETQYISIGTLSVTTNPSGAEVYINGTYAGTTPLTTNLSVGTYEVTLKKENYTDYKTTVTIKPGGKTALSVNLTPTISHLTIKSDPSGASVYINGTYKGETPLTLDLMAGTYTIKLSKEDYKDYTTTITLSPGENKTLNIKLTPLPAHLTINSNPSGAGVYINGTYRGVTPLTLTLQPGTYSLRVSKEGYDDYTTTITLQPNETRTISVDLTVAHGYLTVKTDPSGAEVYINGTYAGLTPIENLELSIGKYQLLLRKDGYEDYSTTVTIEADKTTVVSATLTPLPGTLDVYSTPSGADVYINGTWVGQTPLQNYKINAGVYTVKLTKFGYEEYTQTVEVSPGGKVTVNAVLQPLPVSLTVNSNPSGAKVYINGSYRGETPLTLSLFPGKYSIRVSKEGYTEYSTTITLNPGENRTLNVDLTLKPGYLAVHTTPSGAAVYLNGTYIGDTPIDGYPVSPGVYSLGIAKRGYVTYITKITVEADKTTEVTVTLTPSSAIHEGSGNVSWQWPSPSSVSTVDTTPDGKYVVVGSGNDVYLLEGNGSALWSFRAEDTISDVAITPDGSMVVAGSVDHNVYAFNRNGELLWMGTTKWEVWSVAVSDDGRYVVVGSRDASVYVFDGRTGELLWRYPSSGGIPSNAGVLDVEISGNYIAAGTQDGKLYLLGTDGTLLWSRVLPGEVRDIALSANAEYIAVGSYSDYVYLFTKSGGLLWTYYTGNDVGTVAITSNGNEVFAGNWNGHVYKLSKGGKLLWEKNLNNGGVTKVLLTPDGKYAIAGTQRGLVVLFDSEGNVIWANSLGSRVWDMTLARETGNVVIGADKVYYMNPIEEIQMKADAENAIQQAENLINYAVNHGINVSDAENMLNIAKSEYSSGLYSAAKEHADQAYNLTQEAISQAKEDAWSAIEDANETINQARTLGLNTSMAESLLSKALENYTGGYYPTAEEIARNAENAAMNLLKRYNASVAIENATEIIKMAKDAGANTTYAEDLLNQAREALNSGDYTKAQELAEQAKLAAMKAEAEAVIKDAETTINETVEKGIDVSEAQSLLNQAKEALNNGEYKQAKEYAQKAKESCLNTLAQVRTQATESINAANQSIVKAEGLITSAEDAGIDTKTYEDKLNKAREMLSTAVDLYNAGRYTDAITKAESARTKAEAVVSSLNDKLQSYREEALNRIAEANETITWAVKHGLDVGNAKNVLNEAVEKLRGGLYLEASTLATQALSMANKTVENYRIEAENEIKLANETIENVSKTLSTLEKLGFPVDEEKNKLQLAMSVLDSARTLYSEGKYPHATTNALKARNSALSILGDLKEVEKTYSENVINKVTANLTSLQNEGIGCPYGNSTLRLARERFNKDEYREALNLAVEALGAIDQCREEGTSLKKDIESVLSETEDMKKKGCPVSDIEESLNKALEYLKAGNFTASRGELQNAGNTLNERENKCNEVLADIDQARKAIDSAKSLGLDPSEAENLLNEAVEKLRNGDFESAKSFALNAAEKARDVDGDGILNEEDPFPSINNYILYGAAGIVLLLLITLVALLVRRQRLRRLYGSIVTTVNAALNGLIPEEAEENRKALESLLESANREYRKKNRSELQRIKEEVLTHIHAIEEKRREYSELKEAIIREIDSLLNPGQTTAETANPENSEE, encoded by the coding sequence ATGAACATGAGGAAGTACCTTGTGGTGATATGGGTTGTGTTACTGATCTCAAGCTTGATCCCTCCAACCCAGAACCAGAGTGGACTCGTCTCCGCAGGGACGGTTGACTACAAGTACAAGTACGTGTTTCCTCTGGTTCATCTGAAATCGCTGTGGGGACCGAGCTGGTATGGGAGTGGGATCGTTGTATACGCCACTGATCCAGATACTGTTATTATAATTGACGGAAATTTCAATGGTCTAGATGACTCTGATACCGAAGTTCAGCTCACGGCTGGAGAGAGGGTTTACATAGGGGACTTTCCGGATGTTTCATCGGATTTCAAGAAGATATACTGGGATAGGGATCCCATTGCTCTGTATTCAAACAAGCCGATCCAGGTGGAATTCTATTACCTCTCTGCAGACTTTGGAGACTATGAAGATGGCGGCCTCGAATACTCTGTACCAATGCCAGGAACCAGACTGCTCGGAGCTAATGTAAGATGGCTGTACATCACTCCATTTTCTCAGGATGCTACTGTCTACATAAACGGAGAGTATGCGGGTAATGTAAAGTTCGGTGATGTCATGATTAGAAACTTCACAACGCCCCAGACCGTCGTGATAACCTCCGATGAACCTGTGGTCGCGGTAGCGGCCTATGGAGACGCGGACGACCGCAGCAGAACGTACGCATTTCCGCTGATGCCCCCGATGACCGGAAAGTTCCTGATACCCTGTTCCGAGAAGGAGTACGCAACTGATGCAAACGCCGTAGAAGTCAACGAGTACTACGTGGTGGTTAACTCGAACGGTCAGATCGTCAAGAACGAGAGCCTCCCAACTGATCCGGAGGTGCTCTCCCTCTCGGACTCCGCGGTTTTTGTGTTCAGGACATACTACTACAAAGACCCCTGGGGAAACGATGCACCGAGGTACGCAATGAGCGCAACGGCGGTGAAGCCAGCCGAGAACTCAACGCTCTTCGGCTTCATTTACCCCGTGGGAACTCATACTGTAAATCACGAGCTCGTATTCTACGCCGAGAGCGACGTAAAAATATACAAAGACTATGGAATAAACGGAACTATCGACTACGTGGGGACGTTACCGGGAGGCCACATATACCGTTTCTCCGACAGGGCCGACAACCCCAGCGAAGCAACCGCTATATACATCGTCGGCAACATTTCGGGAGACTACATCCGCATTGGCGGATGGGCGGGACAGATAGAGGGAGCCAGCGAGATAGGGAGTTCCCCCCTCCTAACACCGAGCTCTTTCCAGCAGGATCAGATTGATCTCAATCGTGGCCTGGTTGCGTACTACTCCTTTGACCACTGTGACGCTCGGGACGATAGCGGTAACGGGCACGATGGGACTATCTACGGGAATCCAGAGTGCATTGATGGAGTTATCGGGAAGGCGTTTGAGTTTCAAGAATACGGGGACAGGATTAAACTCCCACACGCAGATCTGGACGGATTAAAATATGTAACCGTAAACTTCTGGATCAAAACAACAAATGGGGTTCAAGGCATTCTCACAGGAGCAAATTATGACTGGGATAATGAATTTCTAATATTCATGGGCACTGTCCCCTCTGATCCCATGTACGAAGAATACATGGGTAGAATCAAATTCCATATCCATGGCAAATCCATAATGTACTCTCCACCCATTAACGATGACAATTGGAAGATGGTGACTGTTGTAGTAACTCCAACATCCTCCAAAATTTACATTAATGGAAACCTCGTAAACCAGAGCGACGAGGGTTCCGGAGACGGGATTAAAATAGCCGAGGATGGACTGTGGATAGGAAATGATCAAGACTGCGTTGGAGGATGCTGGGACTCCAGCCAACAACTCAAAGGTTTACTTGACGAAGTCCGCATCTACAACCGTGCTTTAAGTGAGGGGGAAGTTAAGGCTCTGTACGAGCAGGGTGTTGGCAAGGTTGTTGAGTACCTCACTCCTGAGGACCTTTCCCTGTGGAAGTACTACCGTGAAGTTACTATAAAAGAGCAGTCGGGCGAGACTTTAGAGAACTTCCAGGTTTTAATCGAACTCGATTCCACTAACTTCGACTTTTCTAAAGCCAAACCAGACGGTAGCGACATCAGAATCGTTGACGAGAACGGCAACTTTTTGCCTTATTGGATTGAGGAGTGGAACTTGACGGCAAAGAGGGCAAAGATCTGGACGATAATCCCAAGGATTCCCGCTAATGGAGAAGTTAAGCTGAGGCTCTACTACGGGAATCCAAACGCCCAGAGCAGAAGTGATGGGGACAAGGTGTTTGAGTTCTTTGACGACTTCATTACCCTAACCAAGAACAAGTGGAAAACTAGTTATGCAAAAGCAACTGTGACAACGTATGACGGAGACTCAGTCGTGAAAATTTCAGAAACTGACAATACAAAAAACAATATATTATACGCCCCAGTAGACCTCACAGTTCCATTTATAATAGAGATGAGAGGGATACAACCTCTACAGTATTACAGGAATGACCAAGAGGGTTTGGGAGTGTTCAGTGATGGTTTTGATGATGGAGGTCATCCATTCAATGGATATTTAGGAGAGAGTTCTCCATATCCAGATGGAACATGGACAATAACAAAATTCAAAGGTGACGGAAGTTATGTTAATCTAAAAGAGGGGGAAGGCTCACCAAATTTGGAAAATTGGAGAATTCTAAAACTAGCAATTAATAAGGAAGGCATTATCAAATACTGTGTAGATAACTGGTGCCAGAGTGCTCAAGATGGAGAATTCACGACATTCAAGTACATTATGATATGGACAGACAACGAAGACCCAAATAAGCCATTCTACGCAGACTGGATCTTCGTCCGCAAATACGCCCCCAAAGACCCCATCGCAACAGTCGGAGAGGAACTCAAGGTCAAAAAGCCTCCGTACTGGGTTAGGAGCTACGGTGGGAGTAATGAAGATGTCATAAACGATGTTAAGACCCTGCCAGACGGAAGCATTATTGCCGTGGGATACACAAAGTCAAGTGGAGCTGGAGGAAATGACGTCCTCGTAATGAGGCTTTCGTCTGATGGTAAAATAATATGGGCAAAGACCTATGGAAGCAGCGGATCCGAAGAGGCATACGCGGTTGCCGTTGCTCCAAACGGTGACATTATAGTGGCAGGCTACACCAACAGTTCCGGGGCTGGAGGTAAAGACATCTGGCTCCTACGCTTGGATGAGAACGGGGGCATAAGATGGCAGAAGACCTATGGGGGAAGCAATGATGAAGTTGCTAAGGACGTCTATGTATTGTCGTCAGGAGATATCTTGGTTGCAGGAGTAACAAACAGCTATGGTGCCGGGGACAACGACCTATGGATGCTAAAATTGAACTCGGATGGTGATATCCTTTGGCAGAAAAGCTATGGTGGAAGCAGTTCCGACAGCTCTACTAATGGGTTAGATTATGGCAGAGTTATAGTAGCCGGTTCCCCAGATGGATACACATACCTTATTGGAGATACTACCAGCTTTGGCGCTGGAGGGGGAGATGTCTGGGTTCTCAAGCTGGACAGCTCCGGGAATGTGTTGTGGCAGAAGACTTATGGGGGAAGTCAATGGGAGAGACCTCAGGATGTGGCAGTCACAGACACGGGAGATTTGATCATCGCCGCATGGAGTTATAGCTTCGGCGTTGGTAAAGATGATCTCTGGGTTCTCTACTTGGATGAAAACGGCAGTATAAAATGGCAAAAAACCTATGGCGGAAGCAACTATGACTACGCAAACGGTATCCACCTGACTTCCACAGGAGATATCATTGTTACGGGCGGAACTACCAGCTTTGGTAACGGGTATACCGACTTTTGGGCCCTTAATATTGACAAAAATGGAAACGTAAAATGGCAAAAAACATACGGGGGAAGTGACTGGGATGAGGCTACCGCGGTTGCCATTGCGGACAACGGGGACGTTATAGTGGCAGGCAGGACTGACAGCTTCGGCGCTGGTAGTTATGACGTTTGGGTTCTTCGCCTTCCACCAGACGGAAACCTACTCTACTGTGACCTCTGTAGTAACTCAAACGCAAGCATCAGCACCCCAAACGTTCAGGTGAGCGACTCCAGCGCGACTGTCCAGGACACCAACGCGAACGTGCAAACTACTTATGCCAGTCCCGGATCAGTGGATCTCACCGTGGAGACCCAGTACATCTCCATCGGAACCCTTAGCGTCACTACAAACCCCTCTGGAGCAGAGGTTTACATCAACGGAACCTACGCCGGAACAACTCCCCTCACCACAAACCTGTCAGTGGGAACCTACGAGGTAACGCTCAAAAAAGAAAACTACACGGATTATAAAACAACTGTAACGATAAAACCCGGAGGGAAAACGGCACTCAGCGTGAATTTAACACCCACAATATCGCACTTAACCATTAAATCCGATCCCTCGGGGGCAAGCGTTTACATCAATGGAACTTACAAGGGTGAAACACCTTTGACTCTTGATTTAATGGCCGGAACATACACGATAAAGCTCTCCAAGGAGGATTACAAGGATTACACGACGACGATAACCCTCTCACCCGGGGAAAACAAAACCTTAAACATCAAACTAACCCCCCTCCCGGCACATTTAACGATTAACTCAAATCCCTCCGGGGCGGGGGTCTACATTAACGGCACTTACCGGGGCGTAACCCCCCTGACGCTAACCCTCCAGCCCGGAACTTACAGTTTGAGGGTCAGCAAGGAAGGTTACGATGACTACACCACAACGATTACCCTCCAGCCAAACGAGACCAGGACGATCTCCGTTGACCTGACCGTAGCCCACGGTTACCTGACGGTAAAAACCGATCCGTCAGGAGCAGAGGTTTATATAAACGGAACCTACGCCGGTTTAACACCCATCGAGAACCTTGAACTCTCAATAGGCAAGTACCAGCTCCTCCTCAGGAAAGACGGCTACGAGGACTACTCCACAACCGTAACCATCGAGGCGGACAAAACCACGGTCGTATCGGCAACGTTAACGCCCTTACCGGGCACTCTGGACGTTTACTCCACTCCCTCAGGGGCCGATGTCTACATTAACGGGACGTGGGTCGGGCAGACACCCCTCCAGAACTACAAAATAAACGCGGGAGTGTACACGGTAAAGCTCACCAAATTCGGGTATGAAGAGTATACTCAAACCGTGGAAGTGTCACCCGGGGGAAAAGTTACAGTTAACGCCGTCCTCCAGCCCTTACCGGTGAGTTTGACGGTAAACTCCAATCCCTCCGGAGCAAAAGTCTACATCAACGGCTCATACAGGGGTGAAACCCCCCTAACCCTTAGCCTCTTCCCGGGCAAATACTCAATCCGGGTCAGCAAGGAGGGTTACACCGAGTACAGCACAACAATAACGCTGAATCCCGGAGAGAACAGAACCCTTAACGTCGATCTAACGCTAAAACCGGGCTACCTTGCTGTCCACACAACCCCCTCCGGGGCGGCGGTTTACCTCAACGGAACTTACATCGGGGACACGCCGATAGATGGATACCCTGTTTCACCGGGTGTGTACTCGCTCGGGATCGCAAAGAGAGGCTACGTAACCTACATAACCAAGATAACTGTGGAAGCCGATAAAACGACCGAGGTAACGGTTACGCTCACCCCATCCTCCGCGATCCATGAAGGTAGCGGAAACGTATCCTGGCAGTGGCCGAGTCCCTCATCAGTTTCGACCGTCGACACTACCCCTGACGGAAAGTACGTCGTGGTGGGCTCGGGAAACGATGTTTACCTTCTCGAGGGCAACGGATCGGCTCTGTGGAGCTTTAGGGCCGAGGACACAATAAGTGATGTCGCCATCACGCCCGACGGGTCGATGGTCGTCGCCGGTTCGGTGGATCACAACGTCTACGCCTTCAACAGGAACGGGGAGCTCCTCTGGATGGGCACCACCAAGTGGGAAGTGTGGAGCGTTGCGGTGTCGGACGATGGAAGGTACGTAGTCGTGGGCTCCCGTGATGCTTCGGTATACGTGTTTGACGGTAGAACGGGAGAGCTACTGTGGAGGTATCCGTCGAGCGGTGGTATCCCCTCGAATGCGGGCGTTCTCGACGTGGAGATATCAGGTAACTACATAGCTGCTGGAACGCAGGACGGAAAGCTCTACCTCTTGGGGACAGACGGAACCCTCCTGTGGTCACGTGTGCTACCGGGCGAGGTCAGGGACATCGCCCTCTCGGCCAATGCAGAGTACATAGCCGTGGGCTCGTATTCGGACTACGTGTATCTGTTCACGAAGTCTGGAGGCCTTCTCTGGACATACTATACCGGGAACGACGTTGGAACGGTGGCGATAACCTCTAACGGAAACGAGGTTTTTGCGGGGAACTGGAACGGACATGTTTATAAGTTAAGCAAGGGTGGAAAGCTGCTGTGGGAGAAAAATCTCAATAATGGCGGCGTTACCAAGGTGCTGCTGACTCCGGATGGAAAATATGCCATCGCCGGAACGCAGCGTGGACTCGTTGTCCTTTTTGATTCAGAAGGAAACGTAATCTGGGCCAATTCTCTCGGTTCAAGAGTATGGGACATGACCCTCGCCAGGGAAACCGGAAACGTCGTCATAGGTGCGGACAAAGTGTATTACATGAACCCGATCGAAGAGATCCAGATGAAAGCAGACGCCGAAAATGCAATCCAGCAGGCGGAGAACCTCATAAACTACGCCGTAAATCACGGAATAAACGTGAGTGACGCCGAGAATATGCTGAACATCGCAAAAAGTGAGTATTCTTCAGGACTGTACTCTGCCGCGAAGGAACACGCAGACCAGGCCTATAACTTAACCCAGGAAGCCATCTCCCAAGCGAAAGAGGACGCGTGGAGCGCAATTGAAGACGCCAACGAAACTATAAACCAAGCCAGAACCCTCGGTCTTAACACGTCGATGGCAGAGTCACTTCTATCAAAGGCCCTTGAGAACTATACAGGAGGATATTATCCGACGGCTGAGGAGATCGCGAGAAACGCAGAGAATGCGGCAATGAACCTCCTTAAGAGATACAACGCCTCAGTCGCCATAGAGAATGCAACAGAAATAATAAAAATGGCCAAGGACGCGGGGGCGAACACAACCTATGCCGAGGACCTCCTGAACCAGGCGAGGGAAGCCCTCAACAGCGGAGACTATACAAAGGCCCAAGAACTGGCTGAACAAGCCAAACTCGCGGCTATGAAGGCGGAGGCTGAGGCTGTAATTAAGGACGCTGAGACCACAATAAACGAAACCGTTGAGAAGGGGATAGATGTCTCCGAGGCCCAGTCGCTCCTGAACCAAGCGAAGGAGGCCCTTAACAACGGCGAATACAAGCAGGCAAAGGAGTACGCCCAGAAAGCCAAGGAAAGCTGTTTGAACACACTCGCCCAAGTCCGGACTCAGGCCACAGAGTCAATAAACGCTGCGAACCAGTCAATCGTCAAAGCTGAAGGCCTGATTACCTCAGCTGAGGACGCCGGCATTGATACCAAAACGTACGAGGACAAGCTCAATAAGGCCAGAGAAATGCTCAGCACGGCCGTGGATCTCTACAACGCTGGCAGGTACACCGACGCCATAACAAAGGCCGAAAGCGCGAGGACGAAGGCCGAGGCTGTGGTCTCATCACTCAACGATAAGCTCCAGTCGTACAGGGAAGAAGCCCTTAACAGAATAGCTGAGGCAAATGAGACCATAACCTGGGCGGTGAAGCACGGACTCGACGTTGGAAACGCAAAGAACGTCCTAAACGAGGCCGTCGAGAAGCTTAGGGGTGGCCTGTACCTGGAGGCCTCTACCCTGGCCACGCAGGCGCTGAGCATGGCCAATAAGACGGTAGAGAACTACAGAATCGAGGCTGAAAATGAAATCAAACTTGCCAATGAGACCATAGAAAACGTGTCAAAAACCCTGTCAACGCTCGAGAAGCTCGGCTTCCCCGTGGACGAGGAGAAAAACAAACTTCAGCTGGCGATGTCAGTGCTAGATTCAGCAAGAACCCTGTACAGCGAAGGGAAGTATCCCCATGCCACAACCAACGCACTAAAGGCAAGGAACTCCGCACTCTCGATACTGGGAGACCTCAAAGAAGTCGAGAAAACTTACTCGGAGAATGTCATCAACAAGGTTACCGCAAACCTCACATCCCTCCAGAACGAGGGGATCGGATGTCCATATGGAAACTCCACGTTAAGACTGGCGAGGGAGCGCTTCAATAAGGATGAGTACAGGGAGGCTCTCAACCTTGCGGTGGAGGCCCTTGGTGCGATCGATCAGTGCAGAGAGGAAGGCACCTCTCTAAAGAAAGACATAGAAAGCGTCCTCTCCGAGACAGAAGACATGAAGAAGAAGGGCTGTCCCGTTTCAGACATCGAGGAGAGCCTTAACAAGGCCCTTGAGTATCTCAAAGCGGGGAACTTCACCGCGTCAAGAGGAGAGCTCCAGAACGCTGGGAACACCCTCAACGAGAGAGAAAACAAGTGCAATGAGGTACTGGCTGACATTGACCAGGCAAGGAAGGCCATCGACTCCGCAAAATCCTTAGGGCTTGATCCCTCCGAAGCGGAAAATCTCCTGAATGAGGCAGTTGAAAAACTGAGGAACGGGGACTTTGAGAGCGCAAAGTCGTTCGCACTTAACGCGGCAGAGAAAGCCAGAGACGTTGACGGGGACGGTATTCTAAATGAGGAGGATCCGTTCCCATCGATTAACAACTACATCCTCTACGGTGCGGCTGGGATTGTTCTGCTGTTGCTGATAACCCTCGTGGCACTCCTCGTGAGGAGACAGCGCCTCAGGAGGCTATATGGAAGCATTGTGACAACTGTGAACGCAGCCCTCAACGGCCTCATTCCCGAGGAAGCCGAGGAGAACAGGAAAGCGCTTGAATCCCTCCTGGAGTCGGCAAACAGGGAGTACAGAAAGAAGAACAGAAGTGAACTTCAGCGCATTAAGGAAGAAGTCCTGACTCATATTCACGCCATCGAAGAGAAACGGAGAGAATATAGTGAACTCAAGGAGGCGATTATCAGAGAGATAGACTCCCTCTTAAACCCCGGGCAGACTACTGCCGAGACCGCAAATCCGGAAAATTCGGAGGAATGA
- a CDS encoding ATP-binding protein: MPVDLSGPLMSAFRKAKKEFEEAIKKGDKETAKKKALECARILKQLSKYDEFNRESYLKKAKKWEAIAKEVEEGHYGVKRKQKPIKEGGKSGRGGSEAGADEGDQFKRYVENLIAKSKVKWSDIGGLEEVKRLIMETVVISALQRPQSIQPWKGILLFGPPGTGKTLLASAAAGSLNATFFSVKASNVLSKYFGESTKIITALYEVARERAPSIVFMDEIDALTTKRSGEQSEASRRMLSTLLTELDGFQDKKSDILVLTLAATNTPWDLDEAVLSRFPRRIYVPLPDKKATKEIIKINTRGLDISRLDLDAIAEESVRRLYSGRDIKNLCQEAVWNMIREENPDLHKLAELPYEKLRRRSLRTRPLEMRDFEEAFKKIKSPLTRKDIERYEKWAEEFGG, from the coding sequence ATGCCCGTCGATCTGTCCGGACCCCTGATGTCGGCCTTTAGGAAGGCCAAGAAGGAGTTTGAGGAGGCAATAAAGAAGGGCGATAAGGAGACCGCCAAAAAGAAGGCCCTTGAGTGCGCAAGGATACTGAAGCAGCTCTCAAAGTACGACGAGTTCAACCGCGAGAGCTACCTGAAGAAGGCGAAGAAGTGGGAGGCCATAGCGAAGGAAGTCGAGGAGGGTCACTACGGCGTCAAAAGGAAGCAGAAACCGATAAAGGAGGGTGGAAAGAGTGGCAGGGGAGGAAGCGAAGCGGGCGCAGACGAGGGAGACCAGTTCAAGCGCTACGTGGAGAACCTCATTGCCAAGTCGAAGGTGAAGTGGAGCGACATCGGTGGGCTGGAGGAGGTGAAGAGGCTCATAATGGAGACAGTCGTCATCTCGGCCCTGCAGAGGCCCCAGTCCATCCAGCCCTGGAAGGGTATTCTGCTCTTCGGCCCGCCGGGAACTGGTAAGACTCTTCTTGCGAGCGCCGCCGCAGGAAGTTTGAACGCGACCTTCTTCAGCGTCAAGGCCAGCAACGTGCTGAGCAAGTACTTCGGTGAGTCCACCAAGATAATAACAGCCCTCTACGAGGTCGCCCGCGAGAGGGCCCCGAGCATAGTCTTCATGGATGAGATAGACGCCCTAACGACCAAGCGCTCCGGTGAGCAGAGCGAGGCGAGCAGGAGGATGCTCTCTACCCTTCTCACCGAACTCGACGGCTTTCAGGACAAGAAGAGCGATATTCTTGTCCTAACCTTAGCCGCCACGAATACTCCCTGGGACCTGGACGAGGCCGTCCTGTCGAGGTTCCCGAGGAGGATCTACGTGCCTTTACCCGACAAGAAGGCCACGAAGGAGATCATCAAAATCAACACGCGCGGGCTGGACATAAGCAGGCTCGACCTCGATGCAATAGCGGAGGAGAGCGTCAGAAGGCTTTACTCGGGCAGGGACATCAAGAACCTCTGCCAGGAGGCGGTGTGGAACATGATTCGCGAGGAGAACCCGGACCTCCACAAGCTGGCGGAACTGCCCTACGAGAAGCTCAGGAGGCGCTCGCTGCGGACGAGACCGCTTGAGATGAGGGACTTTGAGGAGGCGTTCAAGAAGATCAAGAGCCCGCTGACGCGGAAGGACATTGAAAGATATGAGAAGTGGGCGGAGGAGTTTGGGGGGTGA